The following proteins are co-located in the Ketogulonicigenium robustum genome:
- a CDS encoding cytochrome c-type biogenesis protein translates to MKRIVLALSLCLAVASPVWAVQPDEVLSDPGLEARARHISAGLRCLVCQNENIDDSNAQLARDLRLLVRERLVAGDTDAEAIDHIVARYGEYVLLRPRMGGMNNVLWGAAPAMFLMALGVAVIAIRRRARAEAAPPLTEDEKKRLDELLK, encoded by the coding sequence ATGAAGCGCATCGTTCTTGCCCTGTCTTTGTGTCTCGCTGTGGCAAGCCCCGTCTGGGCCGTCCAGCCGGACGAGGTGCTGTCCGACCCCGGGCTAGAGGCGCGGGCCCGCCACATCAGCGCGGGTTTGCGCTGCCTTGTGTGCCAGAACGAGAATATCGACGATTCCAACGCGCAACTTGCCCGCGATCTGCGCCTGCTAGTGCGCGAGCGGTTGGTTGCCGGTGACACCGATGCCGAGGCGATTGACCACATCGTCGCACGCTATGGCGAGTATGTGCTGCTGCGCCCGCGCATGGGGGGCATGAACAACGTGCTGTGGGGCGCAGCGCCCGCGATGTTCCTGATGGCGCTGGGGGTTGCTGTCATCGCCATTCGTCGCCGCGCGCGTGCCGAGGCAGCACCGCCGTTGACCGAGGACGAGAAGAAGCGTTTGGACGAGCTGCTGAAGTAG
- a CDS encoding citrate synthase encodes MADNKTAKLTIDDQSFDLPILHPTSGPDVIDIRKLYGQAGVFTYDPGFTSTAACDSAITFIDGDNGVLTHRGYPIEQLATESHFLEVAYLLLYGELPTPKQQQDFETMVTRHTMIHEQMQYFFRGFRRDAHPMATMVGVVGALSAFYHDSTDINDAHHREVASIRLIAKMPTIAAMAYKYSIGQPFVYPRNDLDYAANFLHMCFAVPAEPYQVNPVIARAMDRIFTLHADHEQNASTSTVRLASSSGANPFACIAAGIACLWGPAHGGANQACLEMLREISTVDRIPEYIAKAKDKNDPFRLMGFGHRVYKNFDPRAKIMKETADEVLALLGVENNPTLQVAKELEAIALQDPYFIEKKLYPNVDFYSGIILEAIGFPTSMFTPIFALARTVGWISQWKEQLADPQLKIGRPRQLYMGDDVRKFVPINDR; translated from the coding sequence ATGGCCGACAACAAGACTGCCAAGCTGACGATCGACGATCAAAGCTTCGATTTGCCAATCCTGCACCCGACCAGCGGGCCGGACGTGATCGACATTCGAAAGCTGTACGGCCAGGCGGGCGTTTTCACCTACGACCCGGGTTTTACATCAACCGCGGCCTGCGATTCCGCCATTACCTTCATTGACGGTGACAACGGCGTTCTGACCCACCGCGGCTACCCGATCGAACAACTGGCGACCGAATCCCACTTCCTCGAGGTGGCTTACCTGCTGCTTTATGGCGAATTGCCGACCCCCAAACAGCAACAAGATTTCGAGACCATGGTGACGCGTCACACCATGATCCACGAACAGATGCAGTATTTCTTCCGTGGCTTCCGCCGTGACGCCCACCCGATGGCCACGATGGTCGGTGTGGTTGGGGCGCTATCGGCGTTCTACCACGATTCGACCGACATCAACGACGCGCACCACCGCGAAGTCGCCTCGATACGGCTGATCGCCAAGATGCCGACAATCGCCGCGATGGCCTACAAATATTCGATCGGCCAGCCCTTCGTTTACCCGCGCAACGACTTGGATTATGCGGCGAACTTCCTGCACATGTGCTTCGCCGTCCCGGCCGAGCCCTATCAGGTAAACCCCGTCATCGCCCGCGCGATGGACCGCATCTTCACGCTGCATGCCGACCACGAACAAAACGCCTCGACCTCGACAGTGCGCCTTGCCTCCAGCTCGGGGGCGAACCCGTTTGCCTGTATCGCGGCGGGTATCGCATGTCTGTGGGGCCCCGCACACGGCGGCGCAAACCAAGCCTGCCTTGAAATGCTGCGCGAGATCAGCACCGTCGACCGCATTCCCGAATACATCGCCAAGGCGAAAGACAAGAACGACCCCTTCCGCCTGATGGGCTTCGGCCACCGCGTCTACAAGAACTTCGATCCCCGCGCGAAGATCATGAAGGAAACCGCGGACGAGGTTCTGGCCCTGCTGGGGGTCGAGAACAACCCGACCTTGCAAGTGGCCAAGGAACTGGAAGCCATCGCCCTGCAAGACCCCTACTTCATCGAAAAGAAGCTCTACCCCAACGTCGACTTCTATTCGGGCATCATCCTCGAGGCGATCGGCTTCCCGACATCGATGTTCACGCCGATCTTTGCGCTGGCGCGCACCGTCGGCTGGATTTCGCAGTGGAAGGAACAGCTGGCCGACCCGCAATTGAAAATTGGTCGTCCGCGCCAGCTGTACATGGGCGACGATGTCCGCAAGTTCGTCCCGATCAACGACCGCTAA